The stretch of DNA aagtttttGCTAAAAcatctttggaaatctctaaggTCACTTCTGACTTTGACGATAAAATATCGTCTATAAAAACATTTCATTATTAATGGTTTGtagtttgagaacgatttccgaagtagaaatcaaaacgtcaaaattaAACTagtttttaaacttaaattgtggcttattcccaactaaAAAAGTAATTAACCTGTTTTGGTGAATTTCTGACAATGTGATTgaggttatattatattttaaattgtaagtttAAGTGTATTTTAAAGCAATGGTTAGTTGTAAAGCTATTTCAGATAATGTGGTGTCAAAAGGTGCCAAAAAGAAAGTAGTTTAGAAAGATCGTTGGACAGAAAACGTGGCAAAATCTAAGAGACAGAGTGGACAGGAATATGTGTCAAAATTTACGGGAAAAACTGTACAGAGTAAGGTATTTTCTGTTGTCCGTAAGTGTTTTGTAGAAAAATGTTTTGCAAAAATAACTTCGCAAGATTAAAAGCGTTTATTTGACTCTTTTTATGATAATGGTTCAAAAAAAGAACAAGACACTCTTCTAGTAATGTGTTCtaatattatataaacaaataaattacaAATTTGATCGATTCAAATTAAAGCTGTCTACTTTACCTTTTCGTAATAGTTGAACAAACTGGATGATACAGCAGTCAAAATGATTTCACTAAAACTAGTCTCATTACCGATTTGTTTTTTCAAGTCTTTAATTTTTTGCACCAAGTTTTCTCCAGGTTTTTCTGTTCTATAGGAAATATTTTGTCTGTAAGCAGACATTGGACCTTCGTATTCTTGGCCTGCTACCGAAACAGCTTCGCTTCTGAAGTAGCGTACTAAAAGAAAACCtgcaaacaaaataaaagagataTAGAATAAAGAGATAAGAATATGCTGATGAGAACAATAACAACGACGTGTCTTAGAATTACTGAagaattttatttgtaaaaagaattagaaaagaacATCCTCAGAGGGACGACATAAAAATAATAGGAGGGAAATAGTTGTTTACACGCTGGTCTTTTAActaacaaaaaaatgaaaaaataacatCATAAAACCGTAGTTTTTATGGTAGCTAACGCTAGTCAAAACTGTAATTTATAGTAATTTCTACATACCTGGGACCATGAAGAACAGATATATTTTTTGTAGGAACTGGAAAGCAGGTTGACGCTGCCACTCTGGACTTTTCGGAATATTTTTCAGACTCTTTTCCAGGTTTACGTCGTTTTCACCAAGAGCTTGAGCACAAAGGTTCATCACCGAGAGCCCATCAGCAATTACGTGGTTAATTCTTATCAACAAAGGAATTTGGTTCTCCTATAAGTTATAAGGTAAATTTATTTTACAGTGTggtatattaaaaaataacaaataggtTTATAATAAATTTCTTCTTTCTCGCAAGATTTAGACAGTCAAACTTCTCTCTACATGATTGCTTTCATGTAAAGTAACATATATGGTATCTAAAAGTTTTAAAACAAGGTCCTGAGATGTATAAGGGATGCATCATGGTTTTATGGAATCGATTTTCTTCACAGAGATGTAAAGATGCGTacaataaaagaagaagtcaatagCTTTGAAAAGAAGCACAAAGAGATACTCCATCAACGATGGAGCGTTGAAGTGCAAGAGTATTAATGAAAATTAGAAATAATCAAGAAATGCCAATGTAAATTTCTTCAATAAGTACTCAGTTTATAGGATTGTTTGTAAGAAATATCAGATTAAATCTCTTGGGTTAGTCAATTATGACtactaatattattataaataaataaaaaaagggaatACGAATGATGAAAGAAATACCATAAATTAGTCACTTACCTTTATGTCATTGCTCTCTTTCCACGCTTTTGTAGCCTTTATAACGATAATTTCCAGCAGAAGTTTATTGTTTAGTGGTAGAGGTTTATAACTGTAAGAGAACATCAATTCTTTCATGGAGCTGTATTTTGTTTTCTCGACGTCAATGACAGTTATAAAATCGTCCGCTTTCACTTGTTCTTTTAACAAAAAGGTGTAACCTAAAATACATATCAATATGTAATTCATCGTGTTTTATTCAACATAATGTAGTTgctatttttaagaaaaaacctATATGATTTCTTGCGGCTCCCTTTTTCTTGCTTTCTCTTATGATTTCTCACTAATGATTGTCTTCTAGACAGTATATTCCCTCGGGAAGATTAGTACATCTAGAAGCTATATGTTAAGTAAATCTTGTACTCACGTATAACCTGCTATGGAGTTCCTTAGGAAGTAGAAGCTAAAGAGTATTTGTATAGAGGTTTCATCATCTAGCTTGCAGACAAATGTTTCTGTTAAAGTAAGTAGtctttttttgtataaaacattGCAACCTCCAAATCTTCTATGTTTCTTCTAGTTCCCTAGAAGTATGTGTGATTGTTAGATTGTTCCTTGTAAGTTTTCTCAACGTTTTCTTACAGCATTAAGCTCTTAGTAATTCCGCAAAAGGATTTCGGTTCCATAAAAGATATTTCTGAATCTGGTTTGGCTAATTTGACGGCAATTTATAGGAGGAAATCTATAGGAGGGCAAAATAATTTGTTGTTTAGTTGATTTAGTTGCCCCAATCATTCTCATAGCACTTTGCACCTGATTACAAATCATTTCAGTATTTTTGATGGCTGATTGATTATCGGATATTATAACATAACTTTTTATCCATGAAGTCTAACTGGGCGCATTTTCCAATCAAATTACCATTTATGAAATAGCTCCCAAAGAAGCCAGATTTATGAAGGGAAGAGGACATCAAAATAAATTCTATATCTTGGACTAATAATCGAAAAGGCAAGTCAATATAATACATCTATATATCGAtgttttattttctaataagaatcAAGAATCTTCCTACACCGAAAACTTACAAAAAGTTTTGATCTTTCCTCATTTCTTCCATTTCCCTTTACAATTATTTTCGAATTCATCAAAAGTTAACAATGAGAGTATTTATATTACCTCAagtctatattattaaaaatcactCACCTAAAAACGTATTTAAAGAACATAACAACTTTTGGTATTTATTTGGTTCAGCCAAGATCTTCTTGTTGAGAACTTCCCTTATATCAGCAACGAGATCTTCGTTGGGATCTTTCATGTTCAACGTCATTATGACGTTGATAAGATTGTGGTACTTTTCTCCCACTGCCCAGTAGATATCGGCACAACCTAACCTCATCAGCCGTGTGCTGTACCGCATGGTAAGCCACCAGAAAACTACTTTCTCGAACAGATACAACCATAATAGGGCCGTTACGTAGTATGGAAAGGTTATCCAAGATACTATGTAGTAGCTCAGCTCCATTGTGTTGAGTTATATACACAAcctgcaaaaaaaaagaaaatttagagaCATAAAATTAAGACAAAACTTATTCAAAGACTGTGTGtaaaaattttaatgtaaaaataaatttttataggGTAAGTAGCCTATAAGAATTGAAGTAGTAATTCACGATCATGCTATTAAAAGTTATATCAATTTCTTATAATAAAGAAACAAGGACATAAGTAGCACGAGATATAAAcacaaagacatacacaaaataacATGAATGAGACCAGGAAGTCTGGAAGGAAATAAAATAGACCatgtacaaaatgtaaaataaaaacaacgaagAATGAAAAGCGAAAAGCACAGAGAAAATGGGAGGTAGGTAAATTTAAAGAGAAAGAAGTAAGAAGAAGATTTGTACAAGAAGTAAATACAGAGATGCAGTTCAAAGAACAACAAATAGAGGAACAGTGGAAAATGATCAATCAAGGAATAAACAATGCAGCAGAGAAAGTGATTGACAaaacgcaaaataaaagaagaaataattggtttgacgatgagtgCAAATTAGCAGTGGAAGAAAAGAataggacgatattgaaacgctTAAGCACAAACAAAGAAGAGAACaagaaaaatacaaagatcaaaggcaaaagacaaaaaaattatttaaaccgaaaaaaaaaaaataaaaaattagaagaaattatAAAGGagatagaaacagaaaataaaataaaaaattgtaccAATACTTAAAACTATAACCGATATAATAGGTAACCGAAAACGGacagctaatatagctatagaagcagaaaaatggcagaagtatttcgaagaaatatatccagaaacggatagagaagaagaaagagaaacagTTACAAATAAATACGTCGTGTCGCCAATGAACACTAACATTATACAAGTCTATGCACACACAGCAGACCACAGTGATAAGCAAATAATATCAGAATTTTACAATATACGTGGAAATTACCTAGAGACAACGGAGAAGACGTTATTATAAGtaaccaaatagactatattcttgttaacaaaagatatcgaaatagtttcaacagtgttaaaacctacccaggcgctgatattcaatctgatCACAATCttttagtgggcgtgtatagaaccTAGTTAAAAAAACACgtggaaaaactgtaaaaaaacatgacaCGAGAAAACTGAATTGCAGTGAAGTAAAAGAAAAGAAGATAGAACCCCtaataaaacgatagacgacattaaagacaattattTTATGAAGAACATAGAAAGTAAGAATAAaacatggatgacgacagagattctgcagtTGATGGAAGAAAAAagggaaaacaaaaacaataactctatgtataaaacattacaacgagttatacagagaaagatcagagaagccaaacagaaagaactggagaaaaaattccaagaaatcgaaattgtacaaagtaaatacgacgactttaacgtgcataaaaaggtaagagaaatcacaggcaaatttaaaaacaaaagagtaaataaacttgttaatgacaacggagaggtaatcgtggacaaagagagtattgataatGCCTggaaaaattgcatacgaaatttattttttgataagagGGAGAACCAGTcaccaatacctacggaaacaggaccatcTATACTAGTAGCAGAAATAAGAGCAActataatatcactaaaagaagggagagctccaggaccagacggagtatggtctgaatttcttaaacttcttgatgatgaatctttaagaatactatctaaaatcttcaataatatctatgacacatgCAATATTTCAAAcgattggctagtttcagaatttattacgttaccaaagaaacaaGGAGCGAAAAGATGCGGAGAATAtcggctaataagtctaatgagccatacactaaaacttttttttataaaattatacatcgcagaatatacaaggtATGCGAAGAGATAATACAAGACATACAGTTTGGATTTATGAAAGGCGTAagtacgagagatgcactgtttatcTACAgatattattccaaagatgcaatctgacttgcgatatctacacctgctttgtggattACCAAAAGCAATTGACAGAGCTCAACACCGAAAAATGTTGGATGTtttaacaaaagcccaaatagatgataaagaccggcgtataatacaaaattatacTGGAACTacggttaaaaaacctgaggaaatgattctccacaacaacaactaatctatttaaagcatcagttaataaaggAAGAAGAAATTCGACAATTTTGACAAAACATCAAACaaaaatagaagaatatgaagaaaaacaataaaataatctaGCCAGCTTTAATCAAGTTCGGCAGACAATACAAGAACTGCGTGACAATGAATTCCCCAGAAAAATTTATCAGCAAAAACTATATTTCACTTAAATAAATTTATAGATATAAATAGGGTACGACCGACGCGACGTAAAGAAAATGGAAGACTGACCCTGAATAAGGAACGTTGGAAGGACTTTTAAAGGGAAAGGGAAGGAATGTCACTGCATTAAAGAATTCATTTATAATTTCATTATAATATTTTGCTGAATTTAGATCACGAACACTActttaaacattttgttttctgtttattgttaCAATGAATAGAAAATTCACGTGGCGGCTAAAAGGAAGCGAAAAACAAAAACAGGCTTAAAAATGGATGTGTGAAAGATGTGAAAGAAGTGGAAATAGAAGGCACAAAATAGGAACAAATTTATAAGTATTATAtataagccaaaaaaaaaaaacaactcatAACTTACATATGAGGAAGGAGGTATAACTCTAAAGCAAATAAAGAAAATCATCAGTTCTGATTAATTCACGAAATTTCACAATGTAAATAATTAATGATAGGAAGCCATTTAGCAACACATTTTATAGAAAATATGTCTGATAAGCAAAAAGCATTGTACCCAAAGCGTTGTCAAGCCCAGAAGTGCTCTTACTACTAGATCTGTCGATGACTTTGTATTTCATGGATGTTTTTACAGAGCGATATCAATTTTTGTTACCCAAAATATGTTTTTTACTGCATTTAATGAAAATTTCTACTTACCAAATCAGATAATTCTCTGTTTTAGAAGTGCGTTTCGTGGTACACTGATTATAACTGATTAATTTTCGAAAAAGTTACAACAcacaaaaaggaaataaaattaattatagaTCTTATCAAGATCCTTTTTCCTGTACCAACTAGCTTACACTACATGGAACTTTGATCGTGAAATTGGTAATCGGTTTGAGATTATTTTTAAGAAACTGATTATCTTATGGATCGTAGTGGGCTGCACATTTTAGTAGAAATAAAGAGTTTAATAGTCATTTTACGTTATTGCATTGACAATTTTAAGCGAAATATATGCTCAAACTATCTATCTATGTGAATCTTTATAAAtctataatatgtatatatacggAATTGGCCATTCGAGGATGGAAATTCATTAGCATTTATCCACATTCTCCTGTAGAATTAGTTACGCAGTGTCTATATCTCTGATAACTCCTCATTCTCTATTTTAGACGATTCTATTTTTTTATCATACCAATCTACTTGTTCATGCCTAACAGATTAAGTGTCATGAGAGGCCAACACAGACTCACACATAAAAGATATATACGGGACGCGTGATGCCGACGTGAACTCACGCGCTAGGTCGTCAGAAAATGCTCTGTAGGCTCAACTGCGGCTTCTCGAACTCATTTAATATACACGGGGACATTTCGAGCCCGGCCATATGGTTTAGAAAGCATACTTGGCCTGTGCTTCCGAGAGATCAATGAAAACTCACATGCTccataatatttataagtaacaattgcgtaattatatatattacatattttcattttcataaaacaaAACGTAATAACATCATATCAAAATTTTACTACTACTTAAATTTTAGTCGCCCTTGAAAAGGTACTTAAATTTCGTCAATTCACACGTTTTCCTCTGGAACCACGGCAGCCTTGAATTTATCCTTCAGTCTGCTAACCAAGGGAACGATCTTCTGCAAACGGTCAAACTGCTGTTACTGAATTATCGCTGAAATGCAGCGTTTTCCACAATAACTGGAAGCGATTACTTGACAGTACTTTTTGGATATTATTCACATAAAGATCGTTGTTTGACCAGTACGAATGAAAAGATGAAAAATGACATAATCCCATCCATTAACTATACCCAGGAATCGTTTTATTTCAGCGAAATCAGTTCTGATTTCTTTCCTGATACTGCAGGGCATAACGATTTGTTCCTTcgacttaaaaattaaaaaaatatatcaaaatcagctaaacaaaataaattagatatttacCATCATGGATAAAAGACCGTCTTCTACAAAATGCTCGTAGAATTAAAAGGGCGATTTGTTGTAGAAGTTTTCGTATAATTATGTATGAAAACCTTCAGAATTATAGTCCTCAAATGTAAATGTCTGTAAATTTTCGCTCTTGACCAGCCCCCAGACAATAACTTCATTCATTACATTGGATACTATTGGTTCTTCTAAAATTTCCTGTTCGGAGACTTTGGAATGTTGAGCAATGACAGATTCTATAGCAGCATCAACATGTTCTCCGAAATTCGTATATTCTTATTCTTTACTGGTGGACGGTACATCTTGTACCAACGCAACGGTTTGGTATTTCCGGCCAcacgtttcctttttttattctgTTCCGGAGTACTCAATTCATTTTCACTCTAACTGGAATCAGTTGGTTGGTACTCGTCAAAAAGATACGTTTTTCAAACTCATCCGATTCTTCATTTGACAGAATTTCTTgacaatattttttaagtttttgttgcTCTTTTTCGTACGACTGCATTGTACCGGTCTAATCTAAGTACTGACAAGAAA from Diabrotica undecimpunctata isolate CICGRU chromosome 4, icDiaUnde3, whole genome shotgun sequence encodes:
- the LOC140440386 gene encoding uncharacterized protein, with the protein product MELSYYIVSWITFPYYVTALLWLYLFEKVVFWWLTMRYSTRLMRLGCADIYWAVGEKYHNLINVIMTLNMKDPNEDLVADIREVLNKKILAEPNKYQKLLCSLNTFLGYTFLLKEQVKADDFITVIDVEKTKYSSMKELMFSYSYKPLPLNNKLLLEIIVIKATKAWKESNDIKENQIPLLIRINHVIADGLSVMNLCAQALGENDVNLEKSLKNIPKSPEWQRQPAFQFLQKIYLFFMVPGFLLVRYFRSEAVSVAGQEYEGPMSAYRQNISYRTEKPGENLVQKIKDLKKQIGNETSFSEIILTAVSSSLFNYYEKALFKIPKSVRMAVVATRDLEPMTVKGVPQLRNQFGLVNFELPIKIDSTSILARLEVLKKNTKKLYDDPSELILRNYITFNLLKIMPLPLIKRVLPMNGIATVISNLPEFPKIIVFNGHEVEDAYFFTLQRDQMATGFAVISYDSRIHLGFVGDVASIPTQADCDDIVDEFFNAIQRMQTESDKKRLNIS